One genomic region from Argentina anserina chromosome 2, drPotAnse1.1, whole genome shotgun sequence encodes:
- the LOC126782064 gene encoding signal recognition particle 9 kDa protein: MVYITSWDEFVDRSVQLFRADPDSTRYVMKYRHCDGKLVLKVTDNKECLKFKTDQAQDAKKMEKLNNIFFTLMARGPEVDPSEVTGKDQMEAQPTKKGRGRKQ, from the exons ATGGTCTACATTACATCCTGGGACGAATTCGTCGACCGATCCGTCCAGTTGTTCCGTGCCGATCCTGATTCG ACCAGATATGTGATGAAGTACCGGCATTGCGATGGGAAGTTGGTTCTCAAAGTCACCGATAATAAGGAG TGTCTGAAATTTAAGACAGATCAAGCTCAGGATGCTAAGAAGATGGAGAAGCTGAACAATATATTCTTCACCTTGATGGCCAGGGGTCCTGAAG TTGATCCATCGGAAGTTACTGGGAAAGATCAGATGGAAGCACAACCAACCAAGAAAGGAAGAGGAAGGAAACAATAG